The following coding sequences lie in one Lacerta agilis isolate rLacAgi1 chromosome 4, rLacAgi1.pri, whole genome shotgun sequence genomic window:
- the LOC117044995 gene encoding olfactory receptor 51E1-like, protein MSSFHQGNFTTAMFILVGFPGMGASHFWLAFPLCFLFLLAILGNCTIIYIIRAERSLHEPMYLFLCMLAAIDILITLSTVPKMMAIFWFRSTSTAFDACLVQMFCIHSLSGMESTILLAMAFDRYIAICYPLNHSSILTTPRIAKIGLVAVFRGAALMAPLPVFIKRLPFCKSNVLSHSYCLHQDVMKLACASFKVNIIYGLVVIIFAIGLDSLLISLSYYFILKAALSLSQEARAKALGTCLSHICAVFLFYVPFIGLSMVHRFGKTHGSNIHTVMANVHLLVPPVLNPLVYGVKTKQIRHRIGRAFCRSRC, encoded by the coding sequence ATGTCCTCTTTCCATCAAGGCAACTTCACCACTGCCATGTTCATTTTAGTCGGCTTCCCGGGCATGGGAGCATCTCActtctggctggctttccccctctgcttcctcttcctgctggccATCCTGGGCAACTGCACCATCATCTACATCATCCGAGCAGAGCGGAGTCTCCACGAGCCCATGTACCTCTTCCTCTGCATGTTGGCGGCCATCGACATCCTGATTACCCTGTCCACCGTGCCCAAGATGATGGCCATATTCTGGTTCAGATCCACCAGCACCGCCTTCGATGCTTGCTTGGTCCAGATGTTCTGCATCCACAGCCTCTCTGGAATGGAATCCACCATCTTGCTAGCTATGGCTTTCGACCGCTACATCGCCATATGCTACCCACTGAACCACTCGTCTATCCTCACCACGCCCAGGATAGCTAAAATAGGACTGGTGGCTGTATTTCGTGGAGCAGCCCTGATGGCCCCTTTGCCCGTTTTCATTAAGAGGCTGCCCTTCTGCAAGTCCAACGTTCTCTCCCATTCCTACTGCCTGCATCAGGATGTCATGAAGCTAGCCTGTGCCAGCTTCAAGGTTAACATCATCTATGGACTCGTGGTCATCATTTTTGCCATTGGGCTGGATTCCCTGCTCATCTCCTTGTCTTACTACTTCATCCTGAAGGCTGCCCTGAGTTTGAGCCAAGAGGCACGTGCCAAGGCCCTCGGGACGTGTCTCTCCCACATATGTGCTGTCTTCCTTTTCTACGTGCCCTTCATTGGCTTGTCCATGGTTCACAGGTTTGGTAAGACGCACGGCTCCAACATCCATACCGTGATGGCCAATGTCCACCTTCTGGTGCCTCCAGTGCTAAACCCCCTTGTCTATGGGGTGAAGACGAAACAGATACGTCACCGAATAGGGCGAGCATTTTGCAGAAGTAGGTGCTGA
- the LOC117044996 gene encoding olfactory receptor 52N4-like, whose product MAATNGTGKPLLEFILNGIPGLEHAHLWISFPFFSMYLIGMVGNCGLLYIIWTEEALHRPMYFFLCMLSITDIVIGTSTMPKAFCIFWLNLKEIDFNSCLVQMYVVHTFTGMESGVLMLMALDRFVAICYPLRYATVLTNPLILKVGLVTFIRGAVLILPFPFLVRKMQYCNTNVIAHTYCDHMAVVKLACGSIHVDAIYGLTVALLIGGFDIFCITVSYFMILKAVVGLSSKEARSKAFGTCTAHICAITISYTPAFFTFFAHRFGGHSIAPHVHIIMANLYLLLPPMMNPIVYGVKTKEIRGSVLRLFSKGKTMVPHSH is encoded by the coding sequence ATGGCAGCCACCAATGGAACAGGCAAGCCTCTCTTGGAGTTCATCTTGAACGGGATCCCAGGCCTGGAACATGCTCACCTTTGGATCTCCTtcccatttttttccatgtatctCATTGGCATGGTGGGGAACTGTGGGCTCCTGTACATCATCTGGACTGAGGAGGCCCTTCACagacccatgtacttcttcctctgCATGCTCTCCATCACAGACATAGTCATAGGAACATCCACCATGCCCAAAGCGTTCTGCATCTTCTGGCTCAACCTCAAAGAGATTGACTTCAACTCCTGCCTGGTCCAGATGTACGTTGTCCACACCTTCACTGGGATGGAGTCTGGCGTCCTCATGCTTATGGCTCTAGACAGATTCGTGGCCATCTGCTACCCACTGAGGTATGCCACCGTTCTGACCAACCCCTTGATTCTGAAGGTGGGGCTAGTGACCTTCATCAGGGGTGCCGTTCTCatcctccctttccctttcctggtCAGGAAGATGCAATATTGCAACACCAACGTCATTGCTCACACTTACTGTGACCACATGGCGGTGGTGAAGCTGGCCTGTGGCAGTATCCACGTGGACGCCATTTATGGCCTGACGGTAGCCCTGCTGATAGGGGGCTTCGACATCTTCTGCATCACAGTGTCTTATTTCATGATCCTGAAGGCTGTGGTGGGACTTTCCTCTAAGGAGGCGAGAAGCAAGGCCTTTGGCACATGCACTGCACACATTTGCGCCATCACGATATCTTACACTCCTGCCTTCTTCACCTTCTTTGCACACCGCTTTGGGGGACACAGCATTGCTCCTCACGTCCACATCATTATGGCCAACCTCTACCTTCTTCTGCCCCCCATGATGAACCCCATTGTTTATGGGGTGAAGACAAAAGAGATACGTGGAAGCGTCCTAAGGCTGTTCAGTAAGGGAAAGACCATGGTGCCTCATAGCCATTGA